Within Phycodurus eques isolate BA_2022a chromosome 18, UOR_Pequ_1.1, whole genome shotgun sequence, the genomic segment AGTTGAAAGTCACAGCAACATGGGAGAAGAGAAATTTCTAGGTCTGAGGCGAGGGTGTTTGAGAACCGAACCACATGGGACCAATGTGAATCAGAGAGCTCCGTAATCCCTTGGGGGACAAGGGGGAGGGGTACGTATGTCTGTCATATACACTGTATAAGGATTtccatcgattttctttttttttttttttgcatctccaAGCAGTAAATGAAGTGCCTAACAAATGTGTTGCACGTCACTGAGAACATCAAGCATTGTGAAGCGCTTTAATGCAGACTTCCTCAGTTTCGGTGAGCTctcaattttaaataatgattttcaGACTATTTTGTATCACCTTTTTGTATCCCCATATCATTAACAACTACTTTTCCAAAATATACAGActataatttgtcatttttaataaaaactattgatatatatattttttatttttacgggGTCCTCAGCATCCCAAAACTCAACAAATTTTGCTAGCGTATATGTCttggtgaaaacaaaaaattattctAACAGGAAGGGAATTCCAGGGCTCATACCTTGGCCTCTGTCATTTTttatgtggaatttgcatgttttccttgtgcttgcatgggttttctctgggtacttcagtttcctccctcattccaaaaatgtcACTGAGAACAAGAGTGGGCTAactgcatttttgtcatttttaagttaaGTGCAGAAATAGGAATAGAAAATGCTTGTCGTTCAGGTGAATACTGGTCCAAATCAaggtttagttccaattttTTTGCAGTCCATTGTTGCACTCGGCACTTTTCCTGATTTGTCAGTGCAACACCAGGCCAACTTCCATTTCCAAGATGGGCGCATCCACGAAACCAGGCTTCACCTCCCTCCAAAACATCCCACAAAGTGAGGTTCAGATATTGATAGAACCTCAGAAAATAACGAGCGCTTAATTAGCTcggtattattttttaaatgaaaacaagttaaTGACCCAGCTATTAGGCTCAGTTACCtcttgaacaataaataaaatatttcagtgaaatgttgtgtaaaaaaaaaaaaaaatcctgtaaaATCTTATGGTGCAGGTTAAATTAATCCACTTTAaagcattttgaaaatatatatttttaatttttggatAAAACGTCTTATAAGGgccttatttttttcatatatatatatatattttttctaaaaagtatttttgaattTGCACACACCTCCCCCTATGCTATATGAACTCACCTGTTGTATCAGCCTTTTACCAATAATGTTCCCGGATCAGGGTGACCCAATGTTGAATCAGCCAAAATATAATAACACAATAGATTCTATTAGaaaaagaatgggaaataattcaagCAGGATAAGTTTAACCGttaattcttttaaaatatttttcataccATAAAGTGGGTCAATTTTCCCTGTACAACAGGGGAGTTAAACACATTACATTATACACTCATTCCCActatgcgcgcacacacgcacgcaccttACTTAACCTCAatttgagccacaaaagttaCAAACAGGAAGAAACTGCATCATGATGTCACTCCGGGAGATTCGGTGTCATTCGTTTATTTtctaccccaaaaaaataaaataaagtttgttCATTACACAGCGTGACGTCACGTCCTAATTGTTCCTTCCGTCGTCCTGGTGCCATGCATGGGCACAGCCACCACCCGGCAACCCGCCGGGGTGTCACAAACATCAGTGTCGGTTCTGTGGCTGGGCCGTTTGAGAACTGAACTTCACGCAGACACCCCAGGGTGCCAGCTGGAACCCAACATGGATAAAATATAGAATAGTCCTTTACAGCAGCGGTTCTCAACCTGGGGTCCTCGGAACCCCGGTGGTCCGCGAGCTGTGATTTGCAATAggttgtatcatttaaaaaatatatattgtttaaaaaagcaCATACACATCAAAAAACATGATGAACTCATTACTTCTCCCTACCTGGACTTTGGACCTAtgaaaagctctgatatgatagTGACGTGACACTATAAATCTGACATTCCTGCGTGAATGAAGTCTTTTAAGAACAAAAGGTGCATAAAGTcctaacaaaaaaacatttcttcgaCAATGGTCCTGTTTTATGAGAGCGTAAAggcatcttttccagaataGAAGGCGTAATATTCTGaggataaagttgtatttttgaaattcacttgaaACATGACTTTCTCCCCTTGTTCAACTTGGACGTCAATATCATATTCTGACTttatcttggggggggggggggagaagacaACTTACAACCTTTTATCgtggcaaaatatgtctttgttcttttgtttttcttataataataataataataatatgaggataaaatatgactttcttcctttgttaaactttgactttaatatgatcatatcctggaaaaaaaatacaattctccagagaaaaattgtgaatttatgtgcgtgttccccccccccccctccctcaaaATACGTGACGTTTTAATTGCTGAAGCATTTAGGGCTCCACCTGGTAGTTCTGTTTGATTGGCGTTCGTATTGACAGTTGGACAATTTTCCTTTGAGGGGGTCCCCCAGGACCCCCAACATGTTTGAGAACCCCCAAGTTAGTGGATTCATCGCGCACCGTAGCCCATGAAAAGCGAAAGCAAAGCAGCTCGTCCCGAGTTAGGCTTGCAGCACCGGACGGGCGCTCATGTCCCTCCGGTACTGTTCCAGCCACTTCCTGAGCTCCGAGATCCGGTAGCCCTCCGGGCCCCGGCCACCCTGGTAAACCACCCTCCGCTCGCGCACGACGTAGAGTCTCTCGAAGTACGCTCCGTAGGCGGCGTTGGACGAGTTGTCCATGTTGTCCACCACCACGCTGCTGCCGGGCACCCGGGCCAGCATCAGGTGCGCCGCGCTCAGCCGGTCCTCCAGGCAGCGGTGCTTGAGGATCTGGTAGGGGGCGTCCGAGCTCACCCAGCCGTCGGCCGGATGCGCCTCCTCGATGTAGACCACCACGAAGTCGGCGATGTCTGCGTACTGGCTGACGACGCGCTGGAAGGCGGTCAGGCGCGTCATGAAGGGCGGTCAGGAGCAGCTGCCGAAGTTGAGGACGAGCGGCCGCGCGCCGCGCACGCAGTCCAGGATGCGCAGCGGGCGGCGCTCGGGCACCAGCACCACCTCCGTGTTGGGCGCCGCGCGTCCCAGCCGCGCCGACTTGAGCAGGTCCAGCTTCTGGCCGTACCAGACGGCCCGCAGCGACTCCAGCGTGAACATGCGGTTGGAGTCGGAGACGCGCAGCGGCGGGTCGTCGGCGCTGTGCGGGCGCGCGCCCATCTGGAGCAGCACCTTGCGCCGGATGCACAGGAAGTCCAGGAGCCACAGCGTGACGGCCGCGGCGAGGAAGCGGGGCACCAGGAGCAGAAAGAGGGCGGCGAGCTGCAGAGCCCGAGCCAGCTGCACACCTCCGGAGTCGTGCATCGTGCGGCGTgcgagcgcgcgcgcgcgcgccacAAACGGGGAGATCCCAACCGGCCCTCAGTCGCCTCCGCGCATTTGGAACGGAACTCTACCGACGTGCGCGCACCCTCCTTTTTATAAGGCCGGCACCGTTTGGAGCATCTCCGCCCACTCACATGGTGAGGGTTTACCTCCTGTCACCTCTTTGCACGTGCACGTGCTACACTAACTCTACAAAAATGACATATTCGCCACATATTCATGACTTGCTGCTCACCTTTCGGCAGTGGATGGTGCtggaggggggaaaagaagggggagaaggaggggggggggaggggtagTTTGACCTCAACATCAGCTGGGAGCTCCTGAAGCAAGTGGAGGGACTTTTGTCAACGCTAGACGGCGCTGCACTCACGCGCACCGCGGGACGAAAGGGAAGCACGAGCAGGACGCGATTGCCGGGGTGAGTCGTTCACCATTTTTTCATTAAGAAAACGTGAGAGACAACCACGTGGTCGTACCGATGCCCCCAAATGCTCTAAAATAGTCTTTGTCTACGTTTGCGTGGGAGAAAAGGCAACTGGAAAAGGGGTCATTACTTGCACGACTCCCTTTTTAGttttcattccaaaaataaataggaaataaaatatagttattatttttttccaattgattAAATTAGAGTAGACGAACATCACAGCCTTTTGAGATTTTTGCTCTGcaattaaattataattattccaaaataattatGTGAACTCTTTGCAATTTATTAAATGGCACCATTGACACTTTtttacttgatttatttttaaatattaattttactttattttcacaaatatatTTCGAAAGGTGTATGTTCAGTAATTGCGAGCATGTGTCACCATTTTATccgtttttattcaaataaaacctcaaactattaaataaatttaaataaatatcgtttttctttttttttatttagtaactGCCCTGATTGGAACTATATTACTTGCTAGCTgtgtttcattttagtttatttttattgaattgttcACAAAAATAGTTGTACCTTACTTAATAAATATAACTGGGAAAAGAAGAATTACATTCAGTAATTACAAGAATgcacctctttaaaaaaaaaagaaaaaaaaatatttgccccaaaacaaggaaaatgcaactaaaaaaattaaacaaagtaCAATTAAATGTATTAGCCAAGATTTATTAGCTTTATTCATTaatgtttaaattttatttcataagattaaaataaaaataaaaaatcacatttgaaagtgcgtgcttttttttattggtcaACCATGGAATTCAATTCagttatttgttaaaaaatatattgaattgCATTAATTTAGTAATTGGCCAAATTTACACGACTAGTTGTTGACTTTTATGGCTGATTAAGGTCaggttttaattcatttaattatatatatatattttacaattgttaaaattattttattgacatGCCTTTTTTTTATCCGCCTCTCAGCTGTTTTGACATAAACCCTTTTTTCTATTTGtcttatattgttttatttttagccttaacTAAAGGCATCCATTCATCTGACCTACTGTGGGTAGGATCAGCCCCCTGGtgacaaaacaaacatgcattatttatatatatattttttttacatttttaaacacaagctATGGAAGTAGTGATGGTGCAATATAACATCATTACATTTCTGATATCGATAAGTGATTGTCCCATTCCTAACGTTGCCTGGCCAGACCCCCGAAAAATCACCTCACCCCCAGCCCTCCCCTCATGTTTAGTGACGTCATCATCACGCTCTCCTCTCCCACTCTTTTCCTCGCGTTCTCGCTCGCTCCCTCCCTCGCCACATATGAGACATATGTATCATCGTCCGCCTCCTCCGATGAGCAGATGGAAGCGGAGTGTGTTTCCGTTAATGCGGGATTAAACGCTTGTCGAGGAATGCCGCTCGGACACAAAAATGAGCATAACTGTCTATGTGCGGGCAGAATAAAGATTAAAGAACACTAATAATGTGGGTATGTGTCAGTCATACATAGTCAcacattgcattaaaaaaacaacaacaaaaaaacattgatattATTAGCT encodes:
- the LOC133417309 gene encoding thyroxine 5-deiodinase-like; this translates as MHDSGGVQLARALQLAALFLLLVPRFLAAAVTLWLLDFLCIRRKVLLQMGARPHSADDPPLRVSDSNRMFTLESLRAVWYGQKLDLLKSARLGRAAPNTEVVLVPERRPLRILDCVRGARPLVLNFGSCSUPPFMTRLTAFQRVVSQYADIADFVVVYIEEAHPADGWVSSDAPYQILKHRCLEDRLSAAHLMLARVPGSSVVVDNMDNSSNAAYGAYFERLYVVRERRVVYQGGRGPEGYRISELRKWLEQYRRDMSARPVLQA